The following proteins are co-located in the Psilocybe cubensis strain MGC-MH-2018 chromosome 5, whole genome shotgun sequence genome:
- a CDS encoding ATP-dependent DNA helicase srs2 produces the protein MNTPASGTDGITSAQPSQSDSATCIENILAGLNPAQLKAVQHDPAIPLQILAGPGSGKTKVLTARIARLIITHEISPSSICAVTFTNKAANEMRDRLTKLIGKRRTAELKMGTFHSVCVRYLRMYAAAVNLDSNFTICDADDSKKLLSALMKPYAEYMANNDITLSEGTVSSFISKSKAKGQTAALFFKEVEHDEGRSSKVSKTETAQEEKKSIQRIIAEVYIGYEQVLKANNALDFDDLLVYGVKLFSTHTESVLWCKHILVDEFQDTNTMQYELMKAIGYRRCVTIVGDPDQSIYGWRSAEVINLSRMRNDFRNTVQVFLEQNYRSTASILRACLAVVSEDKKRIPKSLHTNHPLGATPFVGTFETEKEEASFVASEIKRCVANMGGVLKWGDFVVLLRFNALSRPIESALQKQGIPCRILGGHKFFERMEVKDILAYLQLVDNPSFNPAFIRAIKVPSRGMGEKSLSELAIRAQELKISQLELVERIHDNKASDIKPPIKKKITSFVKSIRCMRRLDQEKIPPSDLIRKLLDMIQYEDHLRKTQQDWDSRWENVQELITFANEIEADALKSRPPFDELAPEQQSERQVLYCSMLRDFLQASTLSSEGDNDSEDQAQEKVTLSTCHAAKGLEWPVVMVPSVDQETFPFYRTEDIDEERRLLYVAFTRAKSLLYVLMAEKRVVAGKTKSKRLSNFVASVRGKDESLFSCDVPRFLPEDRAVVSKVLDRCLPEDDEINRRLNELESDGSYVQPTFQTRTGEMVTVSLQGVRSKIQKVPNDSAELAAMYAAPETLAAISATFTRDFKKCAFSRPTKPLSSSNTLSTAFTTFAGVHKHTPQINASTLKPQKGLNSGSFISPHTVGTSIPGGHRGYISGQKEHEHQTHSQTLDHNKPPSYFSKGSAVIHKPPANPVLPHLVAAATVSLPSSSAVPGSRNNTQVEPFYYHNRRLGESSLKPGPCFSLKQAIVHGSNEDLSDPDYDMEIFCSTPDVPKSSNAPPPPRHSSTPNATAKNDVPVIPKYQTGISVTEHRPAAANIVLAQPKKGPPMPSSIPSVVTEIPSLNKGVPRTEPSQSSHIVNPILQPTGVKRRLGMGRSTTGYSNKKFKKPL, from the exons ATGAATACCCCTGCTAGTGGTACAGATGGCATCACTTCAGCACAACCTTCACAATCCGACTCGGCAACCTGCATAGAAAACATTCTCGCTGGACTCAACCCAGCTCAATTAAAAG CTGTTCAGCATGACCCAGCTATTCCCCTGCAAATATTGGCTGGTCCCGGTAGCGGCAAGACCAAA GTATTAACTGCACGGATAGCTCGTTTAATAATTACCCATGAAATATCCCCGTCTTCAATATGTGCTGTAACGTTTACTAACAAAGCCGCCAATGAAATGCGCGATCGACTCACAAAACTCATCGGGAAACGAAGGACAGCAGAACTGAAAATGGGGACATTTCATTCCGTTTGTGTACGGTATTTGCGAATGTACGCTGCCGCGGTCAACCTGGATTCAAATTTCACCATATGCGACGCAGACGATAG TAaaaagttgctttctgctCTAATGAAACCATACGCGGAATATATGGCCAATAACGACATTACATTGTCGGAAGGGACCGTTTCATCTTTCATCTCGAAATCAAAGGCAAAAGGTCAAACCGCTGCATTATTTTTCAAGGAAGTGGAGCACGATGAAGGCAGGAGCTCGAAAGTATCGAAAACTGAAACCGCccaggaagagaagaaaagtATCCAGCGTATAATTGCTGAAGTCTATATAGGCTATGAACAGGTTCTAAAGGCAAACAACGCGCTTGATTTTGATGATTTACTGGTCTATGGTGTCAAGCTTTTCTCCACACATACGGAATCCGTTTTATGGTGCAAACACATCTTGGTCGATGAATT TCAGGACACCAATACAATGCAATATGAACTCATGAAAGCTATTGGATATCGACGATGTGTGACCATTGTTGGCGATCCTGACCAGTCAA TTTATGGTTGGCGTTCTGCCGAAGTGATAAACCTGTCTAGGATGCGAAATG ATTTTCGAAACACGGTTCAAGTTTTCTTAGAACAAAATTACCGTTCAACAGCATCAATCCTTCGTGCTTGCTTAGCCGTAGTTTCAGAAG ATAAAAAGCGGATACCGAAGTCCCTACATACCAACCACCCTCTTGGCGCCACCCCTTTCGTGGGCACTTTTGAAAccgaaaaagaagaagcgaGCTTCGTTGCCAGTGAAATAAAGAGATGTGTCGCAAATATGGGAGGAGTTCTTAAATGGGGGGATTTCGTAGTACTTC TTCGATTCAATGCCTTGTCACGGCCGATAGAGAGTGCTTTGCAAAAGCAAGGAATTCCATGTCGTATTCTAGGAGGACATAAATTCTTCGAACGGATGGAG GTGAAAGACATTTTAGCATACTTACAGCTCGTTGATAACCCGAGTTTCAACCCCGCATTTATCCGCGCTATCAAAGTCCCTTCTCGTGGGATGGGGGAGAAA TCCTTATCCGAGCTTGCAATTCGGGCACAAGAACTTAAAATCTCCCAACTGGAACTTGTAGAAAGGATACATGATAACAAAGCTTCTGATATCAAACCTCCCATCAAGAAGAAAATCACATCATTCGTTAAATCAATTCGATGTATGCGACGACTCGACCAAGAG AAAATTCCTCCGTCTGACCTGATACGCAAACTGCTTGACATGATTCAGTACGAAGATCATTTGAGAAAAACACAGCAAGACTGGGACAGCAGATGGGAAAATGTGCAGGAGTTAATCACATTTGCAAATGAAATTGAAGCGGATGCTCTCAAAAGTCGACCGCCATTTGATGAACTTGCCCCGGAGCAGCAGTCCGAGCGGCAAGTCTTATATTG TTCCATGCTGCGCGACTTTTTACAGGCGTCTACACTTTCATCAGAGGGTGATAATGACAGTGAAGATCAAGCGCAAGAG AAAGTTACGCTCTCTACCTGCCATGCTGCGAAAGGTTTAGAATGGCCTGTAGTAATGGTTCCGTCAG TCGATCAAGAGACGTTCCCTTTTTATCGAACTGAAGATATTGACGAAGAACG CCGCCTGCTTTACGTGGCGTTCACAAGAGCAAAATCGCTCCTTTACGTTCTGATGGCGGAAAAGCGCGTGGTAGCAGGAAAAACCAAATCAAAGCGGCTCTCCAACTTTGTGGCTTCTGTTAGAGGCAAGGACGAG AGTCTTTTCAGCTGCGATGTACCCCGATTTTTGCCTGAAGATAGAGCTGTGGTATCAAAGGTGTTGGATAGATGCCTTCCTGAGGACGATGAAATAAACCGCAGGCTCAATGAGCT CGAGTCAGACGGGTCCTACGTCCAGCCGACCTTTCAGACACGGACAGGTGAAATGGTCACAGTGTCCTTACAGGGAGTGCGATCAAAAATACAGAAGGTGCCAAACGATTCTG CTGAATTAGCTGCCATGTACGCTGCTCCGGAGACTCTTGCCGCCATTTCTGCGACCTTTACACGGGACTTCAAAAAATGTGCGTTCAGCCGACCAACCAAACCGCTTTCGTCATCGAATACACTTAGTACCGCATTCACGACATTTGCCGGGGTGCATAAACACACTCCCCAGATAAATGCTTCAACACTTAAACCCCAGAAAGGTCTCAATTCTGGATCATTCATTTCCCCGCACACTGTAGGGACCTCGATACCAGGGGGTCATCGGGGATATATATCTGGTCAAAAGGAGCATGAACATCAAACTCATTCTCAGACCCTTGACCATAACAAGCCACCTTCGTACTTCTCCAAAGGGTCTGCTGTAATCCACAAACCGCCTGCAAACCCTGTGTTGCCTCAccttgttgctgctgctaccGTCAGCCTCCCTTCTTCATCTGCGGTGCCAGGTTCGAGGAACAATACGCAGGTCGAACCCTTCTATTATCATAATCGACGGCTTGGCGAGTCTAGCTTAAAACCAGGGCCTTGCTTCTCATTGAAACAAGCTATTGTGCATGGGAGCAATGAAGATCTCTCAGATCCTGATTATGACATGGAAATATTTTGCTCTACACCCGATGTCCCCAAATCATCCAAtgctcctccaccaccaagaCACTCATCTACTCCAAATGCTACTGCTAAAAATGACGTACCTGTCATTCCCAAGTACCAGACGGGTATATCGGTGACTGAACACAGACCCGCGGCGGCAAACATCGTGTTAGCTCAGCCGAAGAAAGGACCTCCTATGCCATCGTCAATCCCTAGTGTCGTAACTGAAATACCATCTTTGAACAAAGGTGTTCCTCGAACAGAACCTTCGCAGTCTTCGCACATTGTCAATCCTATTCTTCAACCCACCGGGGTGAAGCGACGTTTGGGAATGGGACGAAGCACGACTGGGTACTCGAACAAGAAGTTCAAGAAACCACTTTGA